CTGCTGATCTGGTCACGACTGGCCCGATTGTCATTGTTTAAGTATAATTAAGTATAAAATATTATGCGGTACTTTTGTTTTATCGGTGTTTGTGATAAAATAGTACAGATGTAAATTATATTTTATAAATTGAAGGGAAGCATATATTATGGCTACTAAAAAACCTGTAATTCTAACAATTTTAGATGGTGTGGCATTGCGTGAAGAAACGCATGGTAACGCCTTTGCACAAGCAAACAAACCAAACTTTGATCGTTACTGGAATCAATATCCGCATGCAACATTGCGTGCGTCAGGAGAAGCAGTTGGTTTACCGGACGGACAAATGGGTAATTCGGAAGTCGGGCATTTAAATATCGGGGCTGGCCGCGTTGTTTATCAAAGCTTAACTTTGATAAACAAATCTATCAAAGATGGCGACTTTTTTGAAAACGAAATGCTGAATAAGGCGATTGACCAAGCAAAAGCAACCGGTAAGAAAGTTCATTTATTTGGGTTACTTTCTGATGGTGGCGTGCACTCACATATTAATCATATGTTTGCTGTGCTTGAACTGGCTGCGAAAAAAGATTTTAAAGATATCTATGTGCATGCATTTTTAGATGGTCGCGATGTTGCTCCTGATTCAGGAGTGAAATTTGTTGCTGACTTGCAAAATAAAATTGCTGAACTTGGCGTAGGTCATATTGCATCTGTTTCAGGACGTTACTATGCAATGGACCGCGATAAACGTTGGGATCGGGTTGAGTTAGCATATGATGCAGTTGTATTAGGTGAAGGTGAAACTATTACTGATCCGGTTCAATATGTAAAGGATTCTTATGCTAAAGATACTTATGATGAGTTTGTTTTACCGGGCGTTGTAGCTGGAGTAAACGGTAAAGTTGAAGATGGCGATTCAGTTATCTTTGCTAACTTCCGTCCTGACCGGGCCATTCAATTGTCATCAGTTTTAACAAATCCAAACTATGATTCATT
The Culicoidibacter larvae DNA segment above includes these coding regions:
- the gpmI gene encoding 2,3-bisphosphoglycerate-independent phosphoglycerate mutase, with the translated sequence MATKKPVILTILDGVALREETHGNAFAQANKPNFDRYWNQYPHATLRASGEAVGLPDGQMGNSEVGHLNIGAGRVVYQSLTLINKSIKDGDFFENEMLNKAIDQAKATGKKVHLFGLLSDGGVHSHINHMFAVLELAAKKDFKDIYVHAFLDGRDVAPDSGVKFVADLQNKIAELGVGHIASVSGRYYAMDRDKRWDRVELAYDAVVLGEGETITDPVQYVKDSYAKDTYDEFVLPGVVAGVNGKVEDGDSVIFANFRPDRAIQLSSVLTNPNYDSFVPKFRPSNLTFICMMKYADTVSNYEVAYTPQKLDNVFGDVVSNAGLNQLRTAETEKYPHVTFFFDGGIEKELPGATRLLINSPKVATYDLQPEMSAYELTDAVLAEINKDYLDVIILNFANCDMVGHSGMLEPTIKAVEAVDECLGKIVDRIIELGGAALITADHGNSDEVLTDSDQPMTAHTARPVPVILTKEGVTLRTDGALCDLAPTLLDLLHVDKPAEMTGSTLIAK